The following proteins are encoded in a genomic region of Hoeflea phototrophica DFL-43:
- a CDS encoding alpha/beta hydrolase, which yields MTVYPITDYDDAYANGAHIAGAGEFPPRWIQQAEGFRSTLKQAGRARTDLSCGPGDRHAVDLFLPEGAPKGLVVFVHGGYWKAFDKSVWSHLAAGALAHGFAVAMPSYTLCPDARIGDIAREIATAVSFCAGEIAGPIRLTGHSAGGHLVTRMISGEALLPEAVLTRIAGVVSISGVHDLRPIMRTEMNDTLHIDMDEARSQSPVLLEPLAAVPVTAWVGAKERPEFVRQNRALFDMWRGFETPMAIVEEAGRHHFDVIDGLADRDHPLCKAVVGAAG from the coding sequence GTGACAGTCTATCCGATAACCGACTACGACGATGCCTATGCGAACGGCGCCCATATTGCCGGCGCTGGGGAGTTTCCACCCAGATGGATACAACAGGCCGAAGGTTTCCGCAGCACATTGAAGCAAGCGGGGCGGGCGCGGACCGATCTTTCCTGCGGTCCGGGTGATCGCCATGCCGTGGATCTGTTTTTGCCCGAGGGTGCGCCCAAAGGGCTGGTTGTGTTCGTGCATGGCGGGTACTGGAAGGCGTTCGACAAATCCGTCTGGTCGCATTTGGCCGCCGGGGCTCTGGCTCATGGGTTTGCTGTGGCGATGCCGAGCTACACTTTGTGCCCCGATGCCCGGATTGGCGATATCGCCCGTGAAATCGCCACCGCCGTCAGCTTTTGCGCCGGTGAAATTGCCGGGCCGATCCGTCTGACCGGTCATTCCGCCGGTGGGCATCTGGTGACGCGGATGATCAGCGGCGAGGCGCTGCTGCCTGAAGCGGTGTTGACGCGGATTGCCGGTGTGGTCTCGATTTCGGGGGTCCATGATTTGCGGCCGATCATGCGGACCGAGATGAACGACACCCTCCACATTGACATGGATGAAGCGCGCTCACAGAGCCCGGTGCTGCTTGAGCCGCTGGCTGCGGTTCCGGTTACGGCCTGGGTGGGGGCAAAGGAGCGACCGGAATTTGTGCGTCAGAACAGGGCGCTGTTCGACATGTGGCGCGGTTTCGAGACGCCAATGGCGATTGTGGAGGAAGCCGGCCGGCACCATTTTGATGTGATTGACGGATTGGCTGATCGGGATCATCCGCTGTGCAAGGCGGTTGTCGGGGCCGCCGGTTGA
- a CDS encoding AraC family transcriptional regulator, producing MAGFDRLTTLMERFTLQVVPADASRATLVVSADEAGEPSQILFGAPGIASGIDPDRVLVCVVVDWGGADNPLMAALPNRFEFALAQDVEMASVVSLMRSELGAGRCGAASVVNRLGEVLIVRLLRAQIEAGSTGPGLIAGLSDPRLSRAIVTMHDQPGRDWRNQDLAEIAGLSLSRLAETFMAIVGETPAAYLRRWRLTLARQDLLKGDRVDAVARRYGYGSPEGFARAFRHRYGRNPLEMRAHA from the coding sequence ATGGCAGGTTTTGATCGTTTGACAACCTTGATGGAGCGCTTCACGCTTCAGGTCGTGCCTGCGGATGCGTCACGGGCGACGCTCGTTGTGAGCGCTGATGAAGCCGGTGAGCCATCACAGATCCTGTTTGGGGCGCCGGGGATTGCGAGCGGCATTGATCCCGATCGGGTGCTGGTCTGTGTCGTGGTGGATTGGGGTGGCGCCGACAACCCCCTGATGGCGGCGCTGCCCAACCGGTTTGAGTTTGCTTTGGCTCAGGACGTGGAGATGGCAAGCGTGGTGAGCCTGATGCGCTCGGAACTTGGCGCCGGGCGGTGTGGTGCGGCCTCGGTGGTCAACCGCCTCGGAGAGGTGCTGATCGTGCGTCTGTTGCGGGCGCAGATCGAAGCGGGCTCCACCGGACCGGGGCTGATTGCCGGTCTGTCCGACCCGCGGCTGAGCCGGGCCATTGTTACCATGCATGATCAGCCGGGCCGGGACTGGCGCAACCAGGATCTGGCGGAGATCGCCGGCCTGTCGCTCAGCCGTTTGGCCGAAACCTTCATGGCAATTGTGGGCGAAACGCCTGCGGCCTATCTACGGCGGTGGCGGCTGACACTGGCGCGTCAGGATCTCCTCAAGGGGGACCGGGTGGACGCGGTTGCGCGGCGCTACGGATATGGTTCGCCGGAGGGTTTTGCCCGGGCGTTCCGGCACCGCTACGGGCGCAATCCTCTGGAAATGCGGGCGCACGCCTAA
- a CDS encoding glycoside hydrolase family 9 protein — MTHFKAMIGLTASLAAFAFQSDLKAAEQLPDPTFAQAALVGEWWATPNIKFDYQRGALCGSVAGGSVQPWDAILGINGVRLDKGETYRLSIIVSGDPGGPMRAIAQKGAEPWTAEGEITRRLSPDKQSASTDFEAGTTHRPAQLVFQLGGSERAWRFCLHSVSLLSGQASAPASVSGGPSAIRVNQTAYLPGGPKRATLVQAGRTAQTWTLISNTGARVASGKTRANGLDMSSELEVHTIDFSDFDTPGDGYRLVVGGETSPLFSISREAYAALRNDALSYFYKVRSGIDIEAKYAGTDYARPAGHLGKSPNRGDTSVGCVDTRTARKVYGKAWSCGYKLNVAGGWYDAGDFGKYVVNGGIATAQLLASYERALNYGGSSQALADRLVSIPEAGNGVPDILDEARWELDFLVSMMVPEGEPLAGMAHHKMHGNRWTVGPILPHRDRELRVLHRPSTAATLNLAAAAAQGARLFARADPAYAQWLLSAAIRAYEAAEANPKLYAPVTNGTFGGGDYSDDDVSDEFYWAASELYLTTSDAAWLKRAKASPHWSGPVFYPDGFNWRATAALARIQLASVPSNMPSGDLRKIRSSVIKAADAYLKVQRKEAFGLMYSPDQGFGWGSNQSLIQNMIVVATAYDITGQKRYLQAVRESMDYLLGRNALGISYVTGYGTLYAQRQHSNMFAHASDPSYPKPPKGVLAGGPNSQPADDYAIKVLKGCAPQACYVDDPRSFSTNEIAINWNAPLVWIASFLADTR, encoded by the coding sequence ATGACGCATTTCAAGGCCATGATCGGCCTCACTGCATCGCTTGCGGCCTTTGCTTTTCAATCTGATCTCAAGGCGGCCGAGCAACTTCCTGATCCGACCTTCGCCCAGGCGGCGCTGGTTGGCGAGTGGTGGGCAACGCCCAACATCAAATTCGACTATCAGCGCGGTGCGCTCTGCGGCTCTGTTGCCGGTGGAAGCGTCCAGCCCTGGGACGCGATCCTGGGCATCAACGGGGTGCGGCTCGACAAGGGCGAGACATACCGGCTGTCGATCATTGTCTCCGGCGATCCCGGAGGCCCGATGCGGGCGATTGCACAGAAAGGGGCCGAACCCTGGACCGCGGAAGGGGAGATCACCCGGCGCCTCAGTCCAGACAAGCAAAGCGCCAGCACAGATTTTGAAGCCGGAACCACGCACCGCCCGGCCCAGCTTGTGTTTCAGCTTGGTGGCTCGGAAAGAGCCTGGCGCTTCTGTCTGCATTCGGTTTCGCTACTGTCCGGTCAGGCGTCTGCACCGGCGTCCGTCAGCGGCGGGCCTTCTGCCATTCGCGTGAACCAGACCGCTTATCTCCCCGGCGGTCCCAAGCGCGCCACTCTGGTGCAGGCTGGCCGCACTGCCCAGACCTGGACTCTGATCTCGAACACTGGCGCGCGCGTCGCTTCGGGAAAGACCAGGGCCAATGGCCTGGACATGTCTTCAGAGCTTGAGGTGCATACCATCGACTTCAGCGATTTCGACACGCCGGGCGACGGCTATCGGCTGGTTGTGGGTGGGGAAACGAGCCCGCTATTCTCGATATCCCGCGAGGCTTATGCCGCGTTGCGCAATGACGCCTTGTCCTATTTCTACAAGGTGCGAAGCGGCATCGACATCGAGGCGAAATACGCCGGAACGGACTATGCCCGTCCAGCCGGGCATCTGGGAAAATCTCCCAATCGAGGCGACACGTCGGTTGGCTGCGTCGACACACGCACCGCCCGAAAGGTCTACGGCAAGGCCTGGAGCTGTGGCTACAAGCTCAACGTGGCCGGTGGCTGGTATGACGCCGGCGATTTCGGCAAGTACGTCGTCAATGGCGGCATTGCGACTGCGCAGCTGCTCGCGAGCTATGAGCGCGCCCTGAACTACGGCGGCAGCTCTCAGGCGCTGGCGGATCGGCTGGTTTCCATCCCGGAAGCAGGCAATGGTGTCCCCGACATTCTTGATGAGGCGCGCTGGGAGCTTGATTTTCTGGTCTCCATGATGGTGCCGGAGGGAGAACCCCTGGCCGGCATGGCGCATCACAAGATGCATGGCAATCGCTGGACGGTCGGCCCGATCCTGCCGCATCGCGACCGGGAGCTGCGGGTGCTGCATCGCCCCTCGACAGCGGCAACGCTCAATCTTGCTGCGGCGGCTGCTCAGGGGGCGCGGCTGTTTGCGCGTGCTGATCCCGCCTACGCGCAATGGCTGCTCTCCGCCGCGATCCGCGCCTATGAGGCCGCCGAAGCCAACCCGAAACTCTATGCTCCGGTCACCAATGGCACCTTCGGCGGCGGGGATTATTCCGATGACGATGTCTCTGACGAGTTCTACTGGGCCGCATCCGAGCTTTATCTGACAACCAGCGATGCGGCCTGGCTCAAGCGGGCAAAAGCCTCGCCGCACTGGTCGGGTCCGGTGTTTTATCCCGACGGGTTCAACTGGCGTGCGACTGCGGCGCTGGCGCGGATTCAGCTCGCTTCGGTGCCGTCAAACATGCCCTCGGGCGATCTGAGGAAAATCCGCTCGTCGGTCATCAAGGCTGCCGATGCCTATCTCAAGGTGCAGCGCAAAGAAGCGTTCGGTTTGATGTACAGTCCTGACCAGGGCTTTGGGTGGGGATCGAACCAGTCGCTGATCCAGAACATGATCGTGGTTGCCACCGCCTATGACATTACCGGCCAGAAACGTTATCTGCAGGCGGTGCGTGAAAGCATGGACTATCTGCTCGGCCGCAACGCTTTGGGCATCTCCTACGTCACGGGGTACGGGACACTTTACGCCCAGCGCCAGCATTCCAACATGTTCGCGCATGCCAGCGACCCGTCCTATCCCAAGCCGCCCAAGGGCGTTCTGGCAGGGGGACCGAACAGCCAGCCGGCGGATGACTATGCGATCAAGGTGCTCAAGGGCTGCGCGCCGCAGGCCTGTTATGTCGATGATCCGCGCTCGTTCTCAACCAACGAGATCGCCATCAACTGGAACGCGCCGCTGGTCTGGATCGCCTCGTTTCTTGCAGATACCAGGTGA
- the arsH gene encoding arsenical resistance protein ArsH: protein MSNDLPNIDPDSLHQPDTDLLSLSGEPSHPPRVMMLYGSLRERSYSRFMTLEAKRVLEALGAEVRVFDPAGLPLVSDSEEAHPKVQELRELSLWSEAQVWCSPERHGAMTGVMKTQIDWLPLAPIGGVRPTQGRTLALMQVCGGSQSFNTVNQMRILGRWMRMITIPNQSSVPRAFAEFTEEGRMKSSPFYNRMVDVMEELVKFTLLTRGRAAYLVDRYSERVESAEELSKRVNVRSI from the coding sequence ATGAGCAATGATCTGCCGAATATCGACCCTGACAGTCTGCACCAGCCCGATACAGATCTCCTGAGCCTGTCCGGTGAGCCAAGTCATCCGCCACGGGTGATGATGCTCTACGGCTCGTTGCGTGAGCGTTCCTATTCGCGGTTCATGACCCTGGAAGCGAAGCGTGTGCTCGAGGCCCTGGGTGCAGAGGTTCGCGTGTTCGATCCGGCAGGACTGCCGCTGGTGTCTGACAGTGAGGAAGCGCATCCGAAGGTCCAGGAATTGCGCGAGCTTTCGCTCTGGTCGGAAGCCCAGGTCTGGTGTTCTCCTGAACGGCACGGCGCGATGACCGGGGTGATGAAGACCCAGATCGACTGGTTGCCGCTGGCGCCGATTGGCGGGGTGCGTCCGACCCAGGGCCGGACGCTGGCGCTGATGCAGGTGTGCGGCGGATCGCAGAGCTTCAACACCGTCAACCAGATGCGCATTCTCGGCCGCTGGATGCGGATGATCACGATCCCCAACCAGTCTTCGGTGCCCCGCGCATTTGCGGAGTTCACCGAAGAAGGCCGGATGAAGTCATCTCCCTTTTACAACCGGATGGTTGATGTGATGGAGGAACTGGTCAAGTTCACCCTGCTGACCCGTGGCCGCGCGGCCTATCTGGTGGACCGCTATTCCGAGCGAGTGGAGAGCGCCGAAGAGCTCTCCAAGCGGGTCAATGTACGATCGATCTGA
- the arsC gene encoding arsenate reductase (glutaredoxin) (This arsenate reductase requires both glutathione and glutaredoxin to convert arsenate to arsenite, after which the efflux transporter formed by ArsA and ArsB can extrude the arsenite from the cell, providing resistance.): MSIVIHHNPGCGTSRNVLEIIRGFAGEPVVVEYLETGWTRPQLLGLFAAAGLTPREALRVSKSPAEELGLTDPSVSDEVILDAMIEHPVLVNRPIVCTPKGVALCRPSEAVFALLDVPSGASYTKEDGEVVTAP; encoded by the coding sequence ATGAGCATTGTCATCCATCACAATCCCGGTTGCGGGACGTCGCGGAATGTTCTGGAGATCATCCGCGGCTTTGCCGGTGAACCGGTTGTTGTCGAATATCTTGAAACCGGATGGACCCGGCCGCAACTCTTGGGCTTGTTCGCAGCTGCGGGACTGACCCCACGCGAGGCGCTGAGGGTTTCCAAGTCGCCGGCGGAAGAGCTGGGACTGACCGATCCATCTGTCAGCGACGAGGTGATCCTCGATGCCATGATCGAGCACCCTGTTCTGGTCAACCGCCCGATCGTGTGCACGCCGAAGGGGGTTGCCCTGTGCCGCCCGTCGGAAGCGGTGTTCGCGCTTCTCGATGTGCCCTCCGGTGCGAGCTACACCAAGGAAGATGGTGAGGTTGTCACAGCGCCATGA
- the preA gene encoding NAD-dependent dihydropyrimidine dehydrogenase subunit PreA yields the protein MADLSTNFLGIKSPNPFWLASAPPTDKAYNVERAFEAGWGGVVWKTLGEAGPPVVNVNGPRYGAIWGPDRRLLGLNNIELITDRDLETNLREIAEVKKRWPDRAMIVSIMVPCEEASWKAILPRVEDTGADGIELNFGCPHGMSERGMGSAVGQVPEYIQMVAEWCKQYCRLPVIVKLTPNITDIRYPARAAKAGGADAVSLINTISSIVSVDLDNFAPMPTIDGKGSHGGYCGPAVKPIALNMVAEIARDAETRGLPISGIGGVQTWRDAAEFIALGCGTVQVCTAAMTYGFKIVQEMAQGLSDWMDEKGYETIADFQGRAVPNVTDWQYLNLNYVTKAKIDQDLCIKCGRCHIACEDTSHQAITSMVDGARHFEVMDDECVGCNLCVNVCPVDDCITMVQMTEGSDPRTSRPIDPDYANWTTHPNNPMSKQAAE from the coding sequence ATGGCAGATCTGTCCACCAATTTCCTTGGAATTAAATCGCCGAACCCGTTCTGGCTCGCCTCTGCGCCGCCGACCGACAAAGCCTACAATGTCGAGCGCGCCTTCGAAGCCGGTTGGGGCGGCGTGGTCTGGAAGACCCTTGGCGAAGCCGGCCCGCCGGTCGTCAATGTCAACGGTCCGCGCTATGGCGCGATCTGGGGCCCTGACCGCCGCCTGCTGGGGCTCAACAACATCGAGCTGATCACCGACCGCGACCTCGAAACCAACCTGCGTGAAATCGCGGAAGTGAAGAAACGCTGGCCCGACCGGGCCATGATCGTCTCGATCATGGTGCCCTGCGAGGAGGCAAGCTGGAAGGCAATCCTGCCACGCGTCGAGGACACCGGCGCCGATGGCATCGAACTCAACTTCGGCTGTCCGCACGGCATGAGCGAACGCGGGATGGGCTCGGCCGTCGGCCAGGTCCCCGAATACATCCAGATGGTCGCCGAATGGTGCAAGCAATATTGCCGCTTGCCGGTGATCGTGAAGCTCACGCCCAACATCACCGACATCCGCTATCCGGCCCGCGCAGCAAAGGCCGGTGGCGCGGATGCGGTGTCGCTGATCAACACCATCTCCTCGATTGTCTCGGTCGATCTCGACAATTTCGCGCCGATGCCAACGATCGACGGCAAGGGCTCGCATGGCGGTTATTGCGGCCCGGCGGTCAAGCCGATCGCGCTCAACATGGTGGCCGAAATCGCCCGTGATGCGGAAACACGCGGCCTGCCGATCTCCGGCATTGGCGGCGTGCAAACCTGGCGCGATGCGGCCGAGTTCATTGCACTCGGTTGCGGCACCGTTCAGGTCTGCACCGCGGCGATGACCTACGGCTTCAAGATCGTTCAGGAAATGGCGCAGGGCCTGTCCGACTGGATGGACGAGAAGGGCTACGAGACCATCGCAGACTTTCAGGGCCGCGCGGTCCCGAATGTCACCGACTGGCAGTATCTCAACCTCAACTATGTCACGAAAGCGAAGATCGATCAGGATCTGTGCATCAAGTGCGGCCGCTGCCACATTGCCTGTGAGGACACATCGCACCAGGCGATCACCTCGATGGTGGATGGCGCCAGGCACTTCGAGGTGATGGACGACGAATGCGTCGGCTGCAATCTCTGCGTCAATGTCTGTCCTGTCGATGACTGCATCACCATGGTGCAGATGACCGAGGGCTCGGACCCGCGCACCAGCCGGCCGATCGACCCCGATTACGCCAACTGGACAACGCACCCGAACAATCCGATGTCGAAGCAGGCTGCTGAATAA
- a CDS encoding peroxiredoxin-like family protein — translation MLMPRQKTPDLTLPTLSHGEFNLATDSSERGTVICFYRGLHCPICATYLTELQKRVSDFAERGVATIAVSSDGEDRTRQMAEKIGADSLRFGYDLPLDKAREWGLYISTSRGTTSIGIEEPALFSEPGLFMVTPQQTLYYGSVQTMPFVRPHFSELVGALDFAIKNDYPARGEYTGAV, via the coding sequence ATGCTCATGCCACGCCAGAAGACACCAGACCTCACATTGCCGACGCTCAGCCACGGCGAGTTCAACCTTGCAACCGACAGCTCGGAGCGCGGAACGGTGATCTGTTTTTACCGCGGGCTGCACTGCCCGATCTGCGCCACCTATCTCACAGAGTTGCAGAAGCGGGTCTCCGATTTTGCCGAACGCGGCGTCGCCACAATCGCCGTCAGTTCAGACGGTGAGGACCGCACCCGTCAGATGGCGGAGAAGATCGGTGCAGACAGCTTGCGGTTCGGCTACGACCTGCCCTTGGACAAGGCGCGCGAATGGGGCCTGTACATCTCCACCTCACGCGGCACGACATCCATCGGCATCGAGGAACCGGCCCTGTTTTCCGAGCCAGGCCTGTTCATGGTGACGCCGCAGCAGACCCTCTATTACGGATCCGTGCAGACCATGCCGTTCGTCCGCCCTCACTTCTCGGAGCTCGTGGGCGCACTCGATTTCGCCATCAAGAACGACTATCCGGCGCGCGGCGAATACACCGGCGCGGTCTGA
- a CDS encoding NAD(P)-dependent oxidoreductase codes for MTETQSSDIKSGRLPDVAYADNFSDIHPPLTPHEALVEADRCYFCYDAPCMTACPTSIDIPMFIRKIQAGNPVGSAKTIFEENILGGMCARVCPTESLCEEVCVREVAEGKPVKIGLLQRHATDTFMEREQAHPFTRAAPTGKKIAVIGAGPAGLSCAHRLAVHGHDVTIFEAREKSGGLNEYGIAAYKTTNDFAQDEVEFIMQIGGITIENGKALGRDITLDGLTGDYDAVFLGVGLPGVNALGLEGEDAEGVLDAVDFIGVLRQTEDLSALDIGKRVVVIGGGMTAIDAAMQSKLLGAEEVTIAYRRGQEQMNASLYEQELAQTNNITIRHWMMPKELHTESGAVSAITLEKSEIGDDGKLRGTGETVTLQADQVFKAIGQTSDAGPLAGVDITLEKGRIRTDEARRTSHPKVWAGGDCIAGGEDLTVVSVEDGKIAAESIHKALMG; via the coding sequence ATGACAGAAACCCAATCCAGTGACATCAAGTCCGGCCGTCTTCCAGACGTTGCCTATGCAGACAATTTCTCAGACATTCACCCGCCACTGACACCACACGAAGCCCTGGTCGAAGCCGATCGTTGCTACTTCTGCTACGACGCACCCTGCATGACGGCCTGCCCGACATCGATCGACATCCCGATGTTCATCCGCAAGATCCAGGCCGGCAACCCGGTCGGTTCTGCCAAGACCATCTTCGAAGAGAACATTCTGGGTGGCATGTGCGCCCGCGTCTGCCCCACAGAATCGCTGTGCGAGGAAGTCTGTGTGCGCGAAGTGGCCGAAGGCAAGCCGGTCAAGATCGGCCTGCTCCAGCGCCATGCCACAGACACCTTCATGGAGCGCGAACAGGCGCATCCGTTTACGCGCGCAGCCCCGACCGGCAAGAAGATCGCCGTCATCGGCGCCGGGCCAGCAGGTCTTTCCTGCGCCCACCGGCTCGCCGTGCACGGTCATGACGTCACCATTTTCGAAGCCCGGGAGAAATCCGGCGGCCTCAACGAATATGGCATCGCCGCCTACAAGACGACCAACGACTTCGCCCAGGATGAAGTCGAGTTCATCATGCAGATCGGCGGCATCACCATCGAGAATGGCAAGGCCTTGGGCCGCGATATCACGCTCGATGGGCTGACCGGCGATTACGACGCCGTCTTCCTTGGCGTCGGCCTGCCCGGCGTCAATGCGCTCGGGCTGGAAGGCGAGGATGCCGAAGGTGTTCTTGACGCGGTCGATTTCATCGGCGTGCTGCGCCAGACCGAGGACCTGTCGGCTCTGGATATCGGCAAGCGCGTCGTCGTCATCGGCGGCGGCATGACCGCCATCGACGCCGCGATGCAATCCAAGCTCCTGGGCGCAGAGGAGGTGACGATCGCCTACCGCCGCGGCCAGGAACAGATGAACGCCTCGCTCTATGAGCAAGAACTGGCACAGACCAACAACATCACCATCCGCCACTGGATGATGCCGAAAGAGCTGCACACCGAAAGCGGCGCAGTTTCGGCCATCACACTCGAGAAAAGCGAAATTGGAGACGACGGCAAGCTTCGCGGCACCGGCGAAACCGTCACGCTTCAGGCCGATCAGGTGTTCAAGGCCATCGGCCAGACTTCGGATGCCGGCCCGCTCGCAGGTGTGGACATCACGCTGGAGAAGGGCCGCATCCGCACAGACGAGGCGCGGCGCACATCCCATCCCAAGGTCTGGGCCGGCGGCGATTGCATTGCCGGCGGCGAAGATCTCACCGTGGTCTCCGTCGAAGACGGCAAGATCGCCGCTGAAAGCATTCACAAAGCCCTGATGGGCTAA
- a CDS encoding DUF2799 domain-containing protein, which translates to MLKRVVMVLITAIVLSSCQTMSKEECAVADWRVVGEQDGAAGYEPQSRFARHVKACERAGVLADQTLWYQGYQQGLPRYCTPLNGLSVGRDGKSYANVCPVDLDAGFREGYSLGQAYYRKSSDIRSAESQIRSLEQAIRTDQDLIAKGQVDQREAERRIDNNRWKIRDLEREIGRMQSELRQIEVDMEDFRNRTVLRG; encoded by the coding sequence ATGTTGAAGCGCGTTGTTATGGTCCTGATTACAGCCATTGTGCTGTCATCGTGCCAGACCATGTCGAAGGAAGAGTGCGCCGTTGCTGACTGGCGCGTGGTTGGCGAACAGGATGGCGCGGCCGGCTACGAGCCGCAAAGCCGCTTCGCCCGCCACGTCAAGGCATGCGAACGTGCCGGTGTTCTCGCCGACCAGACGCTCTGGTACCAGGGTTATCAGCAGGGACTGCCGCGCTACTGCACGCCGCTCAACGGCCTGTCCGTCGGCCGCGATGGCAAATCCTACGCCAATGTCTGTCCGGTTGATCTGGATGCCGGGTTCCGCGAAGGCTACAGCCTGGGTCAGGCCTATTATCGCAAATCCAGCGACATTCGCAGCGCGGAATCCCAGATCAGGAGTCTCGAACAGGCGATCCGCACAGACCAGGACCTGATCGCCAAGGGACAGGTTGACCAGCGCGAGGCAGAGCGCAGGATTGACAACAATCGCTGGAAGATCCGGGACCTGGAACGCGAAATCGGGCGGATGCAATCCGAGCTTCGCCAGATCGAGGTCGACATGGAAGACTTCCGCAACAGGACGGTGCTGCGCGGCTAA